From the genome of Pseudomonas helvetica:
TGTTTCAAAGTTATTCATGGATATCCCTTGAAGGTTATGCCCACGCGAAACGCGCGGGCGGCATTCGCGGGGTCACTTGACCTTGAAGCGCCCCATGATCGAACTGACCCGGCTATTGGCGTCCAGCAGCTGGCGCGTGTTGATGTCGGTGGCGTGACCGCTTTGCACCAGCTCTTCGACCATATGGCGGATTTGCACCATGCTGCGGTTGATCTCCTCGGTCACCGCGCTCTGTTGTTCGGCGGCCGTGGCGATCTGGGTGCTGAGGCTGTTGATGTGGCTGACCGAGCCGGCCATTTCGTCCAGCCCGGCGTTGACGCGCGCTGTCGCATCGGCAGCGGACTGACAGCTGGCCTGGGTGTTTTCCATCGCCGCCACCGAAGAGCTGACACCCTGGGTCAAACGGCTGAGCATCTCGTTGATCTCCGAGGTGCTGGCCTGGGTGCGGGCGGCGAGGGCGCGGACTTCATCGGCGACCACGGCAAAGCCTCGACCTTGTTCACCGGCTCGCGCGGCCTCAATCGCGGCGTTGAGTGCCAGCAGGTTGGTTTGCCCGGCAATGGCGCCGATCACCCCGAGGATTTCGGTGATGCGCTGGGCGTCCTGCTGCATGCTTTCGACTTTGTGGGTGGCACTGGCCACTTCGCCGATCAATGCGCTCACGCTGCTTGAGGCTTCGCCCACCACCACCCGCGAGCGGTCGGCGTGTTCGTTGGCGCGCTGGGTAAACGCGGCGGTTTGTGCGGCGTTCTCGGCGACGCTGTCGGCGGTCGAACTCATCTCGGTGATGGCGGTGACGGTCTGGTCGGTCTCCGAGGCATGACGCTGCAGTATCTGGTTGGTATGCGCCGAGGTCTGTTGCAGGTTTTCCAGGCTTGAGGCCATGGCGCCCGTGGCCTGGGTGACTTCGCCGATCATGTTTTGCAGGTAGGCGATAAAGGTGTTGACCGAATGGCCGATCGCGCCCAGTTCATCCTCGGCGCGAATGGTGATGCGCCGGGTCAGGTCGGCGTCGCCGGTGGACAGCGCGTCGATGTTGGCTTTCAAGGCTTTCATGCGCTGGATCAGTTGGCGGATTGCATAGATTTGCAGCAGCACCAGCAGCAAAACCATCGGGATCTGCAACAGGCTCAAGGTGCTCAAGACATCGTCGCGTTGAGCGGTGATCAGGAGGGTCGGCAGGGCGGTGGCAAGGAACCACGGTGTGCCTTCGATCGGACGCATGAAGAAAGTGTTCGCCACGCCTTGATTGTCGAACTCGACGCGTTGCAGCGAAGCATCACGGCGCTCAAGCGCGGTTTTGATCTGCGCGGCAAAAGGCGAGTTGCTTGCCAGTTCACTGATGTTTTTCAGGACAATCGGAGCACTGATGCGCGAGCTGTTGCTGATGATCTTGCCGTCGGCCTCGACGATCAACATTTCGGCACCCAAGTCTTTTTCCTTACGCGCGACCAGGTCATTGAAGAAGCCCAGAGTGACGTCAATGGTCGCGACTCCGTACGGCACGCCATTGCGCGCTATCGCCATGGCGCAGTTGGTGCGCGGTTCGGCGCTGGCGTCGTCCTTATAGGCCGCGGCCCAGGCGCATTGACCGCGAGGTGTCTGCATGCCGCCCTTGTACCAGGGCTGATCGTAATAGTTGGGTGCCGCGTCGCTGTTCCAGAAGGTGTTGACGGCCAGTTTGCCCGACGCATCCCGGTGCCAGAAGGTACTGAATTTGTTGCGTCCGGCTTCGCGCTGGCCAGGCAACGGCCAGATCCCGCCACCAAACACCTTCAGCTCACCGTACTGGTCTACCAGGCCAGGCAACACGGTGTCGATGGTTGCGCTGTCGAGCAGGGGAATGGTTTGGGTGATGCTGCGTTGTTGCGCTTGAACCTTGTTCAGTTCGCCCTGGATCTGTTCGGCCACTTCGGCGATGCGGTTCAGTGCGACCTGTTCTTCCGTGTGCCGAAGTTTCGGCGCGACCAACTGGCTGATGCCCGCCACCGTCAAGGCGAACAACAACAGGATGAACAGCACCAGAAACAGCGTGTAACGGGCTTGAATGGTACGGAATGCGGGCATTGAACCGGTCCTTGTGCTAAGCGCTCTTGTTGATTTATTGCGGCGTTTAGCAGCTATCGGCCCGCGGCAGGCCGACTTTAGTACCATGGTCCCAAAAATGGTTTTTACGGACGACCGGTTGGTCATCGACATGAGCCATGCGCAGTTTCATCCCGGGCTGGTGACGTGGTTTCTTTCGTGGCTTTCAAGCCTGATTCATTGACGGTCTGATTGTTAAACAATTGTTTCAAGTCAATGAATTCAAGGGTTTGGTGATTTGTATCCGAAATGTACAAGAATTGTAAAAAGCTGAAATATTTGTAGTCCAAGGGACGCTGACGAATTGATACTCGCGTACCAATTCGTCAGTTGAACAAGGACTTTTTATGGTCACCTTACAAGGACGTCTTCGCGCTTCGGGGCTGCTCCCGGTCTGGCTCACGCCGCGCACAGGAGCACTCTCATGACCATCGGTTATGTCGGAGGCTGGACCAGCAAGGCCGGATTACTGATTCGCGAGGGCGGGACGAGTGGCAGTAAACCCGTACCGCAGAACGTCAAGGTCAAGCAGATGCTCGCACTGGTGGGCAATGATCC
Proteins encoded in this window:
- a CDS encoding methyl-accepting chemotaxis protein, whose protein sequence is MPAFRTIQARYTLFLVLFILLLFALTVAGISQLVAPKLRHTEEQVALNRIAEVAEQIQGELNKVQAQQRSITQTIPLLDSATIDTVLPGLVDQYGELKVFGGGIWPLPGQREAGRNKFSTFWHRDASGKLAVNTFWNSDAAPNYYDQPWYKGGMQTPRGQCAWAAAYKDDASAEPRTNCAMAIARNGVPYGVATIDVTLGFFNDLVARKEKDLGAEMLIVEADGKIISNSSRISAPIVLKNISELASNSPFAAQIKTALERRDASLQRVEFDNQGVANTFFMRPIEGTPWFLATALPTLLITAQRDDVLSTLSLLQIPMVLLLVLLQIYAIRQLIQRMKALKANIDALSTGDADLTRRITIRAEDELGAIGHSVNTFIAYLQNMIGEVTQATGAMASSLENLQQTSAHTNQILQRHASETDQTVTAITEMSSTADSVAENAAQTAAFTQRANEHADRSRVVVGEASSSVSALIGEVASATHKVESMQQDAQRITEILGVIGAIAGQTNLLALNAAIEAARAGEQGRGFAVVADEVRALAARTQASTSEINEMLSRLTQGVSSSVAAMENTQASCQSAADATARVNAGLDEMAGSVSHINSLSTQIATAAEQQSAVTEEINRSMVQIRHMVEELVQSGHATDINTRQLLDANSRVSSIMGRFKVK